From the genome of Thermogutta terrifontis, one region includes:
- a CDS encoding rhomboid family intramembrane serine protease, with the protein MLLCPRCNIPLKGGRTPQGTAYFCPQCKGRATSWAVVRGRAPKSIAIQLWKQAKEQKDRHGGACPLCHRPMAVVPIVHNEHTIPIDICPNCYLAWFDRTEWEALPQAPPSVSPPEKELSPAAREAIARAKIEQIARREATSEDLPSEPWQWIPALFGLPVEVEGPTLRSIPWLTWGTVAACVLVFLFSLQNLNVFVEELGFIPAQPFRLGGLTLLTSFFLHGGLFHLIGNMYFLLVFGDNVEDHVGRWFYLALLILAHVTGSLFHALGDPRADIPCVGASAGISGVIVFYGLQFPKAKLGIFLRYFFYLYWLPFSAIWGLVAWILLQIIMAYSQLSGLSDVSALAHLGGATVGVAAWILWKNQVLLATWFGFPQRPQQLDG; encoded by the coding sequence ATGCTCCTGTGCCCGCGTTGTAACATTCCGCTGAAAGGCGGCCGCACTCCGCAAGGGACGGCTTACTTCTGTCCCCAGTGCAAGGGTCGGGCAACGAGCTGGGCAGTGGTACGCGGTCGGGCTCCCAAAAGCATCGCCATCCAGCTTTGGAAACAAGCCAAGGAGCAGAAAGACCGTCACGGCGGTGCGTGCCCCTTATGCCACCGCCCCATGGCCGTTGTCCCCATCGTTCACAATGAGCACACCATCCCTATCGATATCTGTCCAAACTGTTATCTTGCATGGTTCGACCGCACAGAGTGGGAGGCGCTGCCGCAAGCTCCTCCCTCCGTCAGTCCCCCTGAGAAGGAACTCTCTCCAGCAGCACGCGAAGCCATTGCCCGCGCCAAAATCGAGCAAATTGCCCGGCGCGAGGCAACAAGCGAGGATTTGCCCTCGGAACCCTGGCAATGGATTCCCGCGCTTTTCGGTCTTCCCGTGGAAGTTGAGGGCCCAACGCTGAGAAGCATTCCCTGGCTCACATGGGGAACGGTGGCGGCGTGTGTGCTTGTCTTTCTCTTTTCTCTCCAAAACTTGAATGTTTTTGTCGAGGAACTCGGATTTATTCCGGCACAGCCGTTTCGTTTGGGAGGCCTGACGCTCCTTACATCGTTCTTCTTACACGGCGGGCTATTTCATCTTATCGGGAATATGTATTTTCTTCTGGTTTTTGGGGACAATGTTGAAGATCACGTCGGCCGATGGTTTTATCTCGCCTTGCTTATTCTGGCCCATGTGACAGGCAGCCTTTTCCATGCCCTGGGCGATCCGCGTGCCGATATTCCCTGCGTGGGAGCCAGCGCGGGAATATCCGGAGTCATCGTGTTCTATGGGCTTCAGTTCCCCAAAGCGAAGCTCGGTATTTTCCTGAGATACTTCTTTTACTTGTACTGGCTTCCATTTTCCGCTATCTGGGGACTCGTGGCATGGATTCTCCTCCAGATCATCATGGCGTACTCACAATTGTCCGGGCTCAGCGATGTATCCGCTCTGGCCCATCTTGGTGGAGCCACGGTGGGAGTGGCAGCCTGGATTCTATGGAAAAATCAGGTTCTTCTGGCCACCTGGTTTGGGTTCCCTCAGCGGCCCCAACAATTAGACGGTTAA
- a CDS encoding sugar phosphate isomerase/epimerase family protein, which yields MRFGINLLLWTDTLCDEYLPLLDDVKELGFDLVELPVFDLDNDANYKKWAKRLDELGLARTATAIRTADANPISSDPEIRRRGIEANKRNLDCCAMLGAEIMAGPFHSALGEFTGRGPTEDEWKWGVEAMREVAEHAEKVGVTLAIEYLNRFECYFLNTAADGARFCRDVNHPRCKMMYDTFHSHIEEKNIPAAIRALKDYLVHVHISENDRSTPGTGNVRWQETFDTLHEIGYNNTMVIEAFGLALDKLIPATKIWRRMYESERQLAADGLRFMKEEVAKRWK from the coding sequence AGGTTTCGACCTCGTTGAGCTTCCCGTCTTTGATCTCGACAATGATGCAAATTACAAGAAGTGGGCCAAACGTCTCGATGAGCTTGGGCTTGCCCGGACAGCCACGGCAATCCGTACAGCCGACGCAAACCCGATCAGTTCTGATCCGGAAATCCGTCGCCGGGGCATCGAGGCCAACAAACGGAATCTTGACTGCTGCGCCATGCTCGGGGCTGAGATTATGGCTGGACCATTTCACTCGGCTCTCGGCGAATTCACCGGCCGGGGTCCCACGGAAGATGAATGGAAATGGGGTGTGGAAGCGATGCGCGAGGTCGCGGAACATGCCGAGAAAGTCGGGGTCACTCTCGCCATCGAATATCTTAATCGTTTTGAATGTTACTTTTTGAACACCGCTGCCGATGGAGCCCGTTTTTGCCGGGATGTCAACCATCCGCGATGCAAAATGATGTATGACACGTTTCACTCCCACATTGAGGAAAAAAACATTCCGGCAGCCATTCGCGCCCTGAAGGACTACCTCGTCCACGTTCACATCTCGGAAAACGATCGCAGTACCCCCGGGACAGGAAACGTCCGATGGCAGGAAACTTTCGACACTTTGCACGAAATTGGCTACAACAACACGATGGTCATCGAGGCGTTTGGGCTGGCGTTGGACAAGCTCATTCCTGCCACTAAGATCTGGCGCCGGATGTACGAGTCGGAACGCCAGCTCGCCGCGGATGGCCTGCGGTTCATGAAGGAAGAAGTTGCCAAACGTTGGAAATGA